TCTCCCGCCCCGAATACGCCGAGAAGCTCCCCGTCCGGGGAGTTTTTTTGCCTTGCAGGACCGGGGATCCGAAGGGCGGAACGCTCCTTGGCTCGGCCGCATGACTTGGGTATAATTGACCGATGGAAGAGCACCGCTACGCGCGCCAGACTCTGTTCAAACCGCTCGGAACGAAGGGGCAGGAGCGGCTCGCGGTCTCCACGGCCGTGGTCGTCGGATGCGGCGCCCTGGGGAGCCGGGCGGCGGAGCTTCTCGCGCGCGCGGGCGTCGGGCGCATCCGCGTCGTGGACCGCGACGTCGTCGAATGGAGCAACCTCCAGCGTCAGGCGCTCTTTGGCGAGGACGACGTCAAGGCGGTCATGCCCAAGGCCGCGGCGGCGGAGCGCAGGCTTCGCGCCCTGAACTCCGGCATAGCCGTCGAGGGCGTCGTGGCCGACGTCACCCCGTGGAACGTTTTGGAAATCATCGGCGGCGCGGACGTCGTCGTGGATGGTCTCGACAATTTCGAGGCGCGCTACCTGCTGAACGACGCCTGCGTCAAGCAGAATCTCTCCTGGATCTACGGAGGCGCCGTTGCGTCTTACGGCGTGACGATGAACGTTCTGCCGGGCAGGGGGCCATGCCTTCGCTGCGTTTTTTCGCAGATGCCGCCCCCCGGCGGCCCGACGTGCGACACGGCGGGCATCCTGGCCCCGGCGGCGGCGTGGGTGGCGGCGCACCAGGCGATGGAGGCCGTCAAGATTCTTTCGGGAAACGAGGGGGCGGTGCGGCGGACGCTTCTTTCGGCGGACCTGTGGAAAAACCGGGTCGAGGAAATCTCCCTCCCCGAGGAACCCCATGCGGACTGCCCCGCCTGCGCGAAGCGCGTGTTCGAATTTCTTGAAAATACCGCAAGCGCCCACGTCTCGCTCTGCGGGCGGAACGCCGTGCAGGTGCGGCCCGCCCGGCCCGCAACGTTGGACCTCGAAGCGCTCGCCTCGCGCGTGGGCGGCGCGCACCGGAACAAGTACTTGGTGCAATTCTCCGCGAACGGCTGCGAAATGACGGTCTTCGCGGACGGGCGCGCGATGATCTCGGGCACGGACGACGTTACGACGGCGCGGAGTCTTTACGCGAAGTGGGTGGGTGCGTAGCCATGAGCAGCCCTATTATCTACCTCGACAACGCCGCGACCTCGTATCCCAAGCCGGAGCGCGTCTACGAGAAAATCGTTGCGTTCGGCAAATCGCTCGGCGCCAACCCCGGGCGCGCGCTCTACAAGATGGCCGTGGACGCGGGCGAGGAGTACGAGCGGGCGCGGCAGGCGGTCGCCCGGTTCTTCGGCGTCGGGGATCCCTCCCGCATCGTTTTTACTATGAACGCCACCGACGGCATCAACATGGCGCTCAAGGGCATTCTGCGCGCGGGCGACCACGTGGTGTCGAGCACCTTCGAGCACACGTGCGTCCTGCGCCCGCTCAACCGCCTGGCCAAGGAGGGGTGCATCGAGCTGGCGCGCGTTCCGCCCGAGGCCGACGGGCGCCTGAGCCCGGAGCGCATCGCGCGCGCGATGCAGAAGAACACGAGGCTCGTCGTCGTAACCCACGTCTCGAACGTTATCGGAATCCTGCAGCCCGTTCAGGAAATCGCCGAGGCGGCGCACGGGCGCGGCGCCCTGGTGATGATCGACTCGGCGCAGGCGACGGGGGTCGTGCCCATGGACGTGGAGGAGCTGGGGCTGGACGTGATGGCGACGACGGGCCACAAGTCGCTCTTCGGCCCCCCCGGAACCGGCGTCCTCTACGTCCGCGAGGGCGTGGACATCTCGCCCTGGCGCGAGGGCGGCACGGGCGACTCGGAGGAATTCCAGCCCGAGAAATTCCCCGTGCGCCTCGAGGGGGGCACGCTCAACACATGGGGCGTCGTGGCGCTCGCCGAGGGCATCCGCTTCCTCGAAGAGGTGGGGGTCGAAAAGGTGCACGAGAAGGAGAGCCGCCTCGCCGGGATGGTCTTTGCGGCCCTCGGGGAGGACGAGCGGATCTTTTTATACGGCCCATCTGATGCGCCGCGCACGGGGATCCTCACCTTCAACCTGTGCGGCGTGGCGCCCCCGATCGTCGGAAACATTCTCGATGAGCGCTTCGGGATCTGCGTCCGCACGGGCCTCCATTGCGCCCCCGGCGCCCATGCGCTCTACGACCAGCCGGAGGGCGGCGTCCGCGTGAGCCCCGGCTGGTTCACGACGGAGGAGAACATCAAGACGCTCATCGACGCGGTTCGAGAAATCGCGGACGAGCTGGCAAAAGAACCGGCCGTGCGGCGCGGGGCCGCAGGCACCTAATAGGCCATGCTTCCATAAGAAAAGAAAGGAGAAACATCATGACGCGAAAAACACTCTGGCTTTTTATGGCCGTCTTGCTTGTCTTTCCCGTGGCGGGCTCCCACGCGGCCAAAAAGAAGAAGTCGCTATTGCTCGAAGGTCAGGAGGAGCTTGGGAGCTACGTCTGGCAAAAGCACGAGTGCCTCGTCTACAAGCACGAGAAAGGCATCGGCATCGTCATCGCCCCGAAGCGCGAGGAGGAGATTGCGCGCGTCGACGCGCAATTCTTCGACGGCGTGTTCTACTTGGCCCTCCGCGACAAGCGCGTCCACAAGATGATCGCCGTGGAGAAAGGGCGCATCTCCAGGGTGACGGACGTTATCAAGACGCAGTGCCTCCAGGCCGGAAAATTTATCTCGGAAGAAGTCCAGAAAGAGCTGGAAAAAGCTTATCGAACCAAGCACCGCAATTACTTCAAGGAGTTCGTCCTTCCGAACAAGGACGAGTTCCGGGTTTTCGTCTTCGTGTAATGCCTTTCTGCCACGCCTGCGGAAGTGAGATTAAGGAGGAAAAGCCCCAGCGCTCGACGCAGTGCGAGCAATGCGGCGCCGACGTTCACGTCTGCCTCAACTGCCGCTACCACGACCGCTCCGCCCCGAACGAGTGCCGCGAGCCGCAAGCCGAGTGGGTGCGCGACAAGGACAAGGCGAACTTCTGCGACTGGCTTGAGCTTTCGGAACGCGGCCCGCGCGACCGTGGGAAGGAGCAAGCGGCCAAGAGTACGTTTGAGGATCTTTTCAAGAAATAGCAAAAGGCAAGTTTTTTATCTACAATAACCTTATGAGCGGGAGTAGCTCAGTGGCAGAGCATCGGCCTTCCAAGCCGATTTAGGCCAATTTCGGAACCCTTTTACCGACACCGACTTACAACCTAACTCCCTATCAGACAAGGATTTTCCTTTTGGTGCGACTCGGTGGGGGGGTGGTGTGCTTTTGTGGGGTCAGTGGTTGAAAAATGGTTGAATCTGAATGGGGCATTTGAAGAGGGGGGCCAAGCCCCTCCGCTATCGACCATATACCAAGTAGTCTAAGTCTCAAATCGAACCTCAAAATAGCATTAGTTCCATGTAACTTTTGATGTAATGGGGGCAATTGATGAGAAACTACTTTAGGTATTGGCGTTCTGATGCACGGTTTTGGCGTGATGTAAACCCGTTGGGGTGTCTCTCTACACTCTCCGAGGAAATTTCTGCTCTCAAGGCGGATCGAAAATAGAGAAGGGGGGAGGGGAGGAGCCGGAAGGAAGAAGGTTAACCATTCAATATATTGCCCTATAAAAACGCGCTCAGAAATTGAAAAAGTTTCGTTTTCGTTCTCTACAGTAGCCCAACCCTTTCAGTGTCCTTGGGGTAAAAATCACCCTTTATGCCCACCCTATACCATACCTAGTAATTATATNNNNNNNNNNNNNNNNNNNNNNNNNNNNNNNNNNNNNNNNNNNNNNNNNNNNNNNNNNNNNNNNNNNNNNNNNNNNNNNNNNNNNNNNNNNNNNNNNNNNACGTGTGGAGCACAACGCCTCCGGGCGGGCCCAACGACGGAGCAACGACGCAGACGATCGTGGTGCCGTGCGGCACGGTGGAGACCTACACGGTGACGGTGGAGGAGAGCGCCACGGGTTGCCTCGGAACGTCGGCCTCGGGGACGGTGTGCCCATGTGTTGCCCCCACATTGGCTTATAGCGACTACACCTTCACCGACTGCGGGAACGCCAACGGCGCCGTGGAGCCGGGTGAGACTATTGATCTCACCGTCACGGTGCAGAACACCGGCAGCGCGGACGCCTTCAACGCAAGCGGCGTGCTTTCCACCGTGACGCCGGGTATCACGATTACGGCAAACACGGCCGCGTTCCCCGACATTCCCGTGGGGCTTACGGGCACGTCGCTCACGCCGTTCCAGTTTGTAGTGGACGTGAGCGTGCCGTGCGGGACGGTGATTGACTTCGCGCTCGACCTGACCTATACGGACGCCGTGCTCAATCCTTATTCCAATTCCGTTCTGTTCCAGGTGGCGGTGAGCGCCGGAGGGCCCGTAACGTTCCTTTCGGAAGACTTCAACGCTGGGCTTCCTGGGGCGTGGACGGTTGTGGACGGAGGGACGAATACAGCCACGTGTTTGGGCAACGGCTCCTGCACGTGGACCGACGCGGACCCGTGCACGCGAGAGCTTTTCCCTGACACGTACATGATCGCGGACGGGGACTGCGCGGGCGGGGGCGCGATACAGGACGAGTATCTCATCACGCCGCTCATGGACACGAGCACGGCGAGCGCCGTAACGCTCCAGTTCGATCACTATTTCAAAGGGTATGCTTTAGACGGGGCGAACGACGATTTCGGCACGGTGAGGGTGAGGAGCACACTGACGGGAGGCGTATGGATTGACCTCATTCAATGGAACGAGAACGACGATACGGGTGTTGAGACCATAACGCTGGACGCGACGGCGGAGTGCGCGGGGGCGGCGGACTGCCAGTTTGACTGGCGTTACGAGGGCAATTGGGACTGGTACTGGGCCGTGGACAATGTGATAGTAAATGGGATAGGCGGATGCAACCCGGCGACGTGCAGCGTCCCGCCGTGCGGGGAGCCGTCGGCGACGGACGTATCGCCCGCCGTGCCGCCGCTCACGGTCGATACGACGGGAGTCGTGGCGGTGGAGGAGCTTGCGTGCGCGACGGGGTACGTGGTTTACGAGAACGCACTGGGAATGTGGTACGGGACACCCGTGCAGGTGTGCGAGTCGGCCTTTTTGCCGAACGGGGATGGCACGGTGACGCTGACGGGCTACTCGGTGCCGGTCGATTCGTGGATTGTCGTGGCAACGGCGAACGCGAGCGGGGAGTCGAGCTGCGGGAGGGACAGCGCGGCCGTTGAGCGCAGTAGCATCGGCCCATGGCCTGCACCGGGGCCGTGTCCGTAAGCCAGCTCGCTAACCCCTAACGGCTAATCCCAAACCCCTTTCTGAAAAAGCGGCAAATTAGGCAAGTTTTACCCCGATGCGGGGCGTCGGGGCCGGCAATCCCGACATGTCGGGATAAAAATCCTTGAAAAACCGCCGGAGAGGCATAAGGGACGTCCCGGCCGCTGTGCTACCATGCGGGTGTGGAAAAGCTCATCTACCTCGACGGCCTGCCGGCCTACAAAGTTCTTCCTATGCGCGAAGACCACCTCGCGGAGGTCGAGGCCATCGAGAGAAAATCGTTCCCCCACCCGTGGAGCCGCGGCATCTTCGAGGCCGAGGCGCGAAACGTGAGCGGCGTCTCCCGCCCCTTCGTGCTCGCCGCAAGCGACGGCCGGGTCGCTGGTTACCTCTGCACGTGGAACGTCTCGAACGAGCTCCACGTCAACAACATCGCCGTCGCGCCCGAGCTGCGCGGGCGCGGCCTGGGATGGGCGCTCCTGGAGTTCGCCGAGGAGCGGGCGCGCGCCTGGGGGTGCCGCGTCATGCTGCTCGAGGTGCGCACCTCGAACGACGCGGCCGCGCGCCTCTACAAGAGATTCGGCTTCTCGGAGCTCGGCGTGCGGCGGCACTACTACCAAGAGACGGGCGAGGACGCCGTCGTGATGACCAAGACCCTGAACCGACCGGACAAGGACCGGACGAAGCCTTGACACGGCATACCGCCGGGGCTATTCTGAGCCCCCTGCTGAACACCGTAAACGGAGGTTTTTCTTATGCCCAAAATAACCCTGAGCGTTCTTAAGGCGGACATCGGAAGCATCGGCGGACACATCCAGCCGAGCCGCAAGCTGGTGGAGGCCGTGAACCGCGCCGCGGGCG
The DNA window shown above is from Acidobacteriota bacterium and carries:
- a CDS encoding ThiF family adenylyltransferase, with the translated sequence MEEHRYARQTLFKPLGTKGQERLAVSTAVVVGCGALGSRAAELLARAGVGRIRVVDRDVVEWSNLQRQALFGEDDVKAVMPKAAAAERRLRALNSGIAVEGVVADVTPWNVLEIIGGADVVVDGLDNFEARYLLNDACVKQNLSWIYGGAVASYGVTMNVLPGRGPCLRCVFSQMPPPGGPTCDTAGILAPAAAWVAAHQAMEAVKILSGNEGAVRRTLLSADLWKNRVEEISLPEEPHADCPACAKRVFEFLENTASAHVSLCGRNAVQVRPARPATLDLEALASRVGGAHRNKYLVQFSANGCEMTVFADGRAMISGTDDVTTARSLYAKWVGA
- a CDS encoding aminotransferase class V-fold PLP-dependent enzyme, which gives rise to MSSPIIYLDNAATSYPKPERVYEKIVAFGKSLGANPGRALYKMAVDAGEEYERARQAVARFFGVGDPSRIVFTMNATDGINMALKGILRAGDHVVSSTFEHTCVLRPLNRLAKEGCIELARVPPEADGRLSPERIARAMQKNTRLVVVTHVSNVIGILQPVQEIAEAAHGRGALVMIDSAQATGVVPMDVEELGLDVMATTGHKSLFGPPGTGVLYVREGVDISPWREGGTGDSEEFQPEKFPVRLEGGTLNTWGVVALAEGIRFLEEVGVEKVHEKESRLAGMVFAALGEDERIFLYGPSDAPRTGILTFNLCGVAPPIVGNILDERFGICVRTGLHCAPGAHALYDQPEGGVRVSPGWFTTEENIKTLIDAVREIADELAKEPAVRRGAAGT
- the rimI gene encoding ribosomal protein S18-alanine N-acetyltransferase is translated as MEKLIYLDGLPAYKVLPMREDHLAEVEAIERKSFPHPWSRGIFEAEARNVSGVSRPFVLAASDGRVAGYLCTWNVSNELHVNNIAVAPELRGRGLGWALLEFAEERARAWGCRVMLLEVRTSNDAAARLYKRFGFSELGVRRHYYQETGEDAVVMTKTLNRPDKDRTKP